The genomic window TTGTCTTAATTAAGATAAGTGttactttattttttttatcaaTAACATGATAAGCATTATGAATAGAAATCCTAAAAAATCAGTTCTTTCTACTATATGGTTAATGTTCATGGAGTAACTTTGGTGTTTCAGTATTAACTAGGGATGTTTTATGCACACAATAAATCTGTTTTATATTGATTAAAGAAAGCACACTCCTAGTCGTTTATTTTTGAACTACTATACTTGTTTGGATGTAGGATCTTTATCGCAAATTGGATCAAGAGGTTCCAGAAAATCATAAAAGGCGCCTTGCAGCTCTACAAGTAAATGTAAGTACATTAACTTGATACTTGTACCTATGAAATCGGTATTAATTATGACAAAATAACCAGCTGGTCTAAACCATTTTAAGTAGACACTGATATGTTTTGATGTCAGAATGACAACACGCAGCGCAACAGTGAGGGAGTGGCCTCATGTTGATGGTTACTGTAGTTTCCAACTTTCCATCTTAGTTTTAACCTCATGGTAAGCTGTACTTCTAGCTGTACTGAAACTTGCCACCTCCACTAAGGAATTTATAATTTAGTCCCACAGGAATCTGAAGGTTTGACATAGCTAGTAGATGATGAAATAGACTTTGAAATCTTGTGCATGTCTAAATAATTGTTTCAGCTCTAGAATTTCATGTAATGCCAATTCATTTTATTTCGTTAGGGCCACTATTCACTTATATATGCTTCATGTATGGTGCTGGTGTAAAAGGAAATTATGTATAAGACAATTAATTAATGCTTATCAGTCCTAAAATTAAATTGATATTTACATGGTATTATCATTTTGTAGCCGCCCACTAGTTCATCCCATGTTGGTGAGGACTTGGATGGTGACTTGGTGAGGACATGGATGGAGAGGATGAATAGGACATGGAGGAGGACATGCATGAAGAGGACATGTATGAAGAGGACGAAGAGGATAAGGATGAAGAGGACATTGACGACAACAATGGGGGCAGCAATGCTGGATCATACATCGATGACTTCTGTGATTTGGGATATATATGGTAAGGTTGCTATTGACAGATATAGCACATGGGTTGTCAAAGTGACTTTTGTCCATTGAACAACATAAGCCGGTGGCTGTCTTTTGTCTTTTGAACATGTATGGCCGTGGATGGTTAACTTAGTAGTAATTGAATGTTAGATGGACTTGGGTAAAACTAGGATGTCGTGGTAGGTGACATGGCTGTACATGTATAAATTAGGAGCAGCATATGGTGCTAGTAGTAGGATTTTAGATGTAATTTGTGAGGGTAGAACCTTTGGTATGTTGGCGTGTATTGAATGCTTTGTAAGCTTTTATGGAACTTCTAATATATATGCTTGATTATTGTGCTATGCATATAATGTGTTGTTTGGTGCATCTGGAACATAACATGTAATTATGATATTTTTCTGTCATCTACTAATTTCTCTAGTGgtgatttgagaaaaaaaattgtGATTTCTTTGACAGGAAACCATCAGGAAAATTAGGTTGAACTGACAGAAATTTAGTATTTCATTGATGGAAAACCAACAGAAAATAGCTTCCCATCCCATAGAATTATCTTTATTTCCCTGAGAGTTGACTGACAGAAAAATTACTAAAACCCACAAAGAAATTAGTAATATCCCTGACAGTAAGCCTATAGGAAAATCAATTAACCTGACGGTTGCTGACAACGTACTGGACCTACTGACGTTAATTTTTTTTATCATGCACCCGACAAAGAAATACCGTCAGGAAAATATTTCTGTCGGGAGGCTCATAGGTAAATTCTATTTCTCTGTCAACCTATCCTTGACGGGATATGCCTGTCGGGCTCCCGGCAGACTTAATTTTTCTGACGGTTTTTCCCGCTTTCTTGACAGTTTTTTGGCACACAGGAAAAATGGTGTTTCTAGTAGTGTAACTAAACTTCCATTTATCCATTGTAGGATCACAAGGCTGATGCTAAATTCTTGAACAGGCGCCTTCCAAACTATGGTGAGATACGAACAATCTTTGGAAATAGTATGGCAACAGGAAAGTTTGCTAAGGACTCAAATTCTGCATTATGTACTAAAGAAGCTAACACTGAAAATGAAGACCTGAATGCAAATGCTATGAGTGAGTTGAATGCAAATGGTGAGAGTGGGGCCACTCCCTCTCCTTCTAATCAAGGGGCTACCTCATCAGCAAGCAAGCCAAAGAAACCTAGGATTGGTGGGGATGAAGAGGATGGGCTGATTGCTGTAATCAGTCGTGTTGATGACAGACTTGCTGAAGCTATAGAGAAGGCCTGTGCTACACCCCCACCACAGCCCACCAATGATTTACCAGATGATCTATTCAACATGTTGATTAACCATCTAGGTTTCGATGCCACCTAGTTAAATCTGTACTACCAGTATTTGGTGGCCAACAAAGACATGGGACGCGCATTCTACAACCTTCCTTTTGACCACAAGTTGATGTGGGTGGCTATGTTTGTCTCTGAGAGGTTCCCAGAATAGTGAAATAAGGGCTTCAATGGTTATTTTGCTTGTAAGGTTTCCAGGACAGTGAAATAGGAAATTCAATGCTTCTTTTGCTTGCACCACATGAGACAATTAGCTGTGGTTAACTAATTCTAAGGCTCGAACTGTATATTGTGACTAGCCTTGAATTTACTATCATGTGTTTGTATATTATGTGGTAGGTTAAAACTTATACTATCTGTAAGGCTTAGGACTGTTATGTATAAGCCTTGAACTTCAATTATGTCCAAGAACTTGTAGTCTTCGCACTTGCTAATATATGTGAGTTAAGATCTTTATGGCAAACTGTGCACTTGAATGTTACATATGCATTTATCTTTTTTAGATATATTTGTGGTGATTTTAGATGGCAGTGTCTTTTTTTAGATATATTTGTGCAGATTTTAGATGGCAATACATGTGCGTGATGCTAAGAGATAATttaattttgaattagtcaatGCAATGGTGAGACAGAGTAGTTACGGCATGCAATGGCAATGGTAAGCCATTCTATTTATTAACAGTATTAACAGTATGTTCTCAATATAAAAGGTGGTAAGAATATCTACATTATGAGGGATGTGATCATATGGAGATATCCTATATCTATCCCTTCATCCAAACATAAGACAGGATCGCTCCATCTCACTTTATCCTCCCAATCAAGCAGAAAATAGGGGTCATCCTATTCCACTAACCAAACAGAAATAGGAACCATCCCACTCAAAAAAACAGAGTCAGAACCATCTCATTCTATTTCGTCTGTCAACCAAACGCTACCttaggtattgaatgatgaaagcACAGTGGCATTTGTTTTTTCAGCCCTTGATTAGttaccccaaaatccaaacttcggcactatgcaaaaagaagatttcccgtcacatcaaacttacggtacagcatggagtactaaatgttgacgaaatcaaaaactaattgcacagtttggttgtactttgcgagacgaatgttttgagtgtaattagtcaacgattagacaattattaccaaatacaaacgaaatggtACACTACGCTGTACGATTCCGGCGGCGTCCACTTCGGCCGGGGCCTCAGATGAAATGTGCAGTGCTGGGCGTCCACAGACAATCAACGCCATTTATTCTCAGCCCCCGCTCACATTATCCAGCGAACGGCACCCACGCGTTATCCGAAACGAAAACCAAGCCAGCCCAAAAATCTCACGGTGAGGTCAGGGGCAGAATCGTCAGCCAGTTCCCACTTCCCAGCCCGAACCACCCGCGCCGCACCGCACGCTCCGCTTCGCTATGGCGCTCTCGCTCGCGCGCAGCCCCACCCCCAGCGCGGCGCTCCCCGCCCCGCGGGTTCCCCACTTTGCCCTTCCTAGTTCCTTTCCTCCCACTCCGCTCCCCTCGCCGCCAGTACCAGGCGCGCCtcagcctccgcctccgcgtcgcgGCGTCCTCGCCCCCAGAAGAGGCGCAGGCCGCCGCCCCCGTggcggaggagggggaggagcagGGGGAAACTGTACGTGCCCAACCTGCCCTGGTCCTTCCCGGCGCTGGAGATCGAGAAGCTCTTCGCGCAGCACGGCACCGTCAAGGACGTCGAGGTGGGAGGCGTGCTCGATTTCCGTGAACGCAATGCCGCGTGCCCTGGCGAGCCGTTGAGGCCCGCGTGCGTTTAGGGTGTCGGAGTTTGAATTTCCAGTTGCGATATTCAGCTTTTGAAAATAGTGCTTGTGTTGTGTTTGTTTGGTGAGAAGGTCATCAAGGGGAAGGATGGCAGAAACGGGGGGTTCGCGTTCGTGACGATGTCGACTGCGGAGGAGGCGGCCGCCGCTGCTGAGAAGCTTAACTCCCGTGTGAGTGCGTCAACGGTTGCCTTGATGCGTTCGGTTTGCACCATTCTTTAGTTTCACGATTCAGCATCAGATAGACAGAGTAGATGTGAAGTAGAAGATGATATCTAAATTACGTCTTAGGGCATCCATCCATTGACCTCACTTGCATTCTCCTCTACTGAGGCTTTCAGCAACTTAGTGGATATTAACGGCTCGCACTTTATGTGGATAAGGATTTACTTGTCGAATAATATCACTTCATGATTGAGGTTTCTATAACATGGGCCGAGTTTATCAGTCTTGTATCATTATCATTGAGCTAGCCATTAAAATGTTGACACCTAAAGATTTCTCCAAAATAAGGTACTAACATTGAGAATAATACTTTTTAGGATGTAATGGGGCGGGCAATCAAGGTGGAGTTTTCAAAGAGCTTCAGAAAACCAGCTCCACTTCCTCCTCCTGGCACCATTATAGAGAGGCACAAGCTTTACGTGTCCAATCTTCCATGGAAAGCAAGGGCTCCCAATGTTAAATAATTCTTTGCAAACTTTAACCTGCTTTCTGCTAATGTTATATTCGATAATGGAAAAGCAGCCGGGTATGGTTTTGTTTCCTTTGGGATGAAAGAAGAAGCAGAGGCTGCTCTCACTGAGCTTGATGGAAAGGTGTTGCATACAAACTTCTACCTTACGTTTTTTTTTTAAAGATAGCATACCTCCTTCGACACATGCCTCCACTAGATAAAAATAAAAATGTCTTATCAATTATCAAATGTATTCTCTCTCCATGCCTTGTCTTCTCTGTTTTTGATAATAATTTTGAAGACCCTTGCCATTGACTTACAACAACAGACCTGCTATAGTGTTATCATACAGTTAGATGAATTGTCTGTCTCTGTCCCATTTGTCCATTCCATCTTTTTATAAAATCGAATGTAAGATGTATTAAACTACAAGCACATTAAGGCACTAAGGTATCAGATTTATATTTTGTCCTTTATTTAGGAACTTATGGGAACACCTGTACGCTTGAATTGATGGGAAAGTGGTGATGATAAGGTTGAAGTTGCAAAGGCCGACAGTGAAGTTGAAGTTGTAAATATTGAAGGAGCAAGCGTTGATAATGCCAGCACGGATGGAGGTGAAGTTAAACAGGAATAGTCAAACATACTATACTGGCCTACGGGAAGAAAGTTCCATCCGCCTTATTGATATAAACACAGATTTGGAACCTTGTTGTACAGTTACAAGTTCTTTCCTACACTACCTGGTGCGTGAGTGCGTGATCATTGTGCCTATAATTGCACTTACTACTCATGGTTGGTACTTGAATTAATTTGTTTCTATGAAAATTTAATTCCATGACATCATCGGAATACTTCTGATTGATCGTACACATTTGAGGAATCTTTGATGTGCTGTAGTTTGCTTCACTACTTGAATACTGCTTTCTGAAATTTTATGTATTTTATCATTTACCTTGCAATCATGAGTAGGTTCATGCAGCATGAACAGTTAGTAATCAGCTTGAGGCTCAATTTCCTTTCATAATGATGAGGGAAGCAAAACCATAATGCTCAGTTCACTTTGTATTAAAATTTGAAGCTTGAGAGAAATTTACCATGGGTCATACACTATCATACCAGGAGCATccagagaaaaaaaaacttcTGTTCCTGCAGTATATTTTAATTGGCAAGTTATTAATATGTTATTTCTTGGGAACTCAGATCTAGTGCCTGCCTTTTTTATATATGGATGCGGAATAAGAGCTGGCAATCATAATCAACACTCAATTATCATTGTCTGCCTTGGTCCTGCTAAGGTAAAGGCCAACAAAAGGCATTAGCTCTAACTTCAGGTGAAGTAATGTCCTTGTAGCTTGCAATTGTATTCGATTTGAGTTATGTTATTGTGACAATATTGTACTTATTAATATTACATAATGGATCAAGTTTCTCCTGCTGACACACTTGCGATCTCCTAATTTTGGATGAATTCTCATTAGTTTAGTTTCCCAGTCAGATTTCTTTATGTACAACTCTTTCTCTCAGGGAACCTTGGCTGGCACGTGTCCTTACTTAAGTATGTAACTACGGTTGTTTCTTGACACATCTGATTTTTATTTCAACCTTGAAAAGCTTCAGTTTCTTTAAACCCTCGAATCCCAAAACAGGTGGCTTTGCACCCaaatatatactccctctgtcccaaaaagaGTGTCGTTTGGCTATGAATATGGACAAATGTTTGTCCAGATTCATAGCAAAAATGACACtctttttgggacagagggaataCTTATTTTGTTCAGTCTTTACTGTAGATGGCCATATCTTATCTAATTGCAACTCCATGCTTTAGCGATGAAAGTTGTATCTCCTTATTCGTTTGCCAAAATGTTGAAGTTCTTACACTCTTCGCTCTCAGGTTATGTAGTTAGATTGAAATGTGTattatcttttttctttttataaaccTAACTCATTATATGCTCTTCAAGGTCGATGTAGTATCGATTTTAAGGTTACTGAAGCATAGGTTTCTCTGTCGCCTTGGAGAACAATAGTAATAATCTTCAACTCTTACTAGTGCAGTCAAAGTGATCATTCAACAAGCACTAATCAGTGACCTAGATAAATGCTAAAGACACTTAAAACAGAATATCCTCAGCTTCACCAGTGTTCGGCTTGTCTCAGTAGCTGAAGGGttgccttctctctctcttttctcccCATTGTATTCATGTTTATGTTATTATACTCAGCCATAAGTCAGTTATATCAACTACTTAAGAGAATTAGGGTGCGTCCTTTGCACCTAGTGCATGCTTAATGCTCATATTTTCCATTTCCTAATGATGCTGCTGGCCCTGAAGTTCTATTCTCCATGGAATCATTGGTACAACAAAGGTTGGCAGTTGCAAGCTAAAACTAAGAAAAAACCCAGCAGAATTGGTTTTGGGGGCCTTCTACCTTCCTGAGTTCCTCTATCCAGCCCTATGGATTGCTAATCTGTTTTGGATATTTCAGTACTTCCATCTCACTGTAATCACTTCATATaaactttcagacttctttttcttccccAGCAATGCTCCTGTAATGCTCTCCAAAAGATAAACTCATCATTGGTAGCTGTACACCGCCATGCATCGTGGTGTGCTAGTACAGTTTACAGCTGGTTGGGTCTTAATCATTTCTAAATTGTTTTTAAAAAGAACTAAGCAGGTGAGCTGCCGATTATATTGATAAAGAAGATGGCTAGAACTGGGCAATTCTGAATTGATTTATTCGGATAAAGGTTTTGGTTTCTCCTAGTTATTTTTAAGTTTATTTAAACGCAAGATTTCCCACTTCACCAAAGCCTAGGAAAGCTTGAATTTGGTGTTCCAAACAACGCAGTGATTTACCATTGCATATTACAGCGAGTATTATATGCCATCCATTCTCTTGGTAGTGCAACACTGTTTGTTTAATGATCACTTGTGTAGTGACATTATGCCCAAATGCTTGTCTGTTGAAAAAAGTGTCTTTACTAATAAGAACTAAATATATAGTTGTTTAATGCACTTTTTCCTTCCTATTTAAATTTAAACTGCAGTTTTTTGAGGAATTGATTTCTCTCCAGGCACACCAGCAGCTTTCATGTACTAAATAAGCATGTAGTCACTGGTTGCATGCATCTGCTCTTGATATGTTGAGGGCTATTGTACTAAGGTATAATTACTGGACAGAATGCACATATCTAGGTTGTAATGTATTATTTAAGCACCCCATTTCCACAGGCACCTTGAAAATcacctcaacaaatcctcgctgGATAGAATGTTCACAGATATGTTGGAGTGTAGCATTCAAGTACCCCATTTCCATGGGCACCTTTTGAAGTAAAACGGTAGGAGCTCTTCCTTTCAATGAAGACAGAACACAAGTAACAGCCCTGGCCACAGCAGCACAGTAGACCGGGCGAAGAACATGTAAGGCCCAGACACACCATAGGCTTAAACACAACCAAAACAAGGAACTAGAGAGAGACGCCTGTTGAAAACCACTACACTAAATCTGTCTGAGTCTTTTAAAAAAGATTGATAACTTttgaactcaaaatttttctGAGAGATGTATGTTAAAAATTGTTTCAATACCTCATTAAAACAGACAATAAGTGTAAACTGTTGCTGTGAGACTGTTTAGAACAGTAGTTAAAAAGCTAGAATTGGGTTCAGTGTGGCCCTCTTGATAAGTTGtaagatagtgatgatgaagggTACAACTATGATTTGCACACACTACCTTTTCCTGTGTCTGTTCAAGGGGAAGCAAAGTGACAAAAGAGGAGCATATTTAACTCCACATGATTTAAAGCAGCTGTTCCCACAAATTTTAAGGGACTAAAGTGGGCCAGATCAATGCAAATTgaaattctttctttctttctttttttgggtGAAAGCAAACTCAGGTggtttattttatctttttttttcctttctaacCTCAAAGGGTCAAAGTCTTAAAGCTACCCCTATTGGTGGGACTAGTTCTTAAGGGGGAAAAAGGTTGATCCTGTTCCTCTTTGGTCCACCACTTCATCTGTCTTCTCCTACAAACCTTCTATTAATCCATTTCCATTGACAAACAGGGAAAAGAGGAATTTGAAAATATAGCATTCTTTTGTGGAGTGAACGTCCTTCGTGATGGAAATCAGAATCAGCTTACTTGGTTGTCCTGTTTTAACCTCGTGGAGTCCTGAACGATTAATCTACTAACTACCATCCAGTTGGTTTTCTTGGTAAAATTAATTTGAAGCTCAATACAGTCCCCGTTCGGATGGTAcggttctggaggaatttggatggtttggaggaattctagaggaatttgtgagaggaaaacactgttctggatgaaaaaagaagcggatcaagtcggGTTTAAGGGCCGATATAACCATGATGGGCTACGGAAGTATGGGCCCAAGTCGGGCCAATAGGGCCTAGTGTGAACggagagccccaagtcacggttcaggcacttcaatagctgtttttcaagcacttctattcaaacatagatctctaggtatatcccaagctttcaaatctctttttattgtctctcccatgtcaatttcggtctttctctacctcttctcatattattagcttggcttaggatcacacaatgcactggtgtctctggaggtctctTTTGGATAtggtcaaaccacctcaaccgatgttggacaagcttttcttcaattggtgctacctctaggtgatcacgtatatcatcgttccaaatTCGGTCCATTCTtatgtgaccacaaatccatcgtAGCATACGCATTTATGCaatactcagttgttgaacatgtcgaatctttgtaggccaacattctgctctatacaacatagccggtctaatcgccgttctataaaacttgccttttagcttttgtggtaccctcttgtcacagagaatgctagaagcttgtcaccacttgatccaccctactttgattctatggctaacgttcaCATAAATATCTCTACCCCTCTGTAGCATCAATCCtagatatcgaaaggtatccttcttaggcactacttgaccttctaaactcacatctccctcctcctgtgcagctccgccaaagtcgcatctcatgtattcagttttaattctgctcaatctaaaacctttaaacTCAAGGGTTTGTAGCTAtaactctagttttctatttactcccgcatagctttcgtccactaacactacatcattagcgaacaacatacaccaagaaATATCCCCTTGTATATTCCTGGTagcctcatccattaccaaggcaaagagatacgggcttaaggctgacccttgatgaagtctaattttaatcgggaagtaatatgtgttaccatcgtttgttcgaacgctagtcacaacattgttgtacatgtccatgataagggtcacgtactttgatgggactttatgtttgtccaaagcccaccacataacatttcttggtatcttgtcataagtcttctataagtcaatgaaaaccatgtggaggtccttctgctctctaaaccgcttcataacttgtcttattaagaagattgcttctgtggttgatcttccggacatgaaaccaaattggtttgttgatatctgcgtcgttcctcgcaggcactgctcgatgactctctcccataacttcatagtatgactcatcaacttaattccccgataattagtacaactttgaatatctcccttgttcttgtagattggtaccaatatgcttcttctccactcctcaggcatcttattcgatcgaaagatattgttgaacatcttggttagccatactatagctataaccccgagacatctccacactttgattgggataccatcagggcccattgCTTTGCCCCCTTctatccttttcaaggcttctctgacctccgattcttgaatcctccgcacaaagcgcctgctagtgtcatcaaacgagtcgtccagcttaacggtggtgttctcgttctcaccattgaacaatttatcaaaatactcttgccatctatgtctgatctcatcctccttcaccaagagctgctccctctcattCTTTATGCACTTGACCTGGTTGAAGttccttgtcttcctatcgcgagctctagccatcctataaatgtccttctctccttcctttgtACTCAAACATcagtaaaggtcctcataggcccacctctttgcctcactcaccgcttgttctacagtcttctttgccaccttatacttctctatgttgtctgcacacctatcatgatacaagcgcttatagcactcaTTTTTCTTAATAGcattttgcacatcttcattccaccactaAGTGTCTTTTGAGTCGCATCCACTCCCTTTGATCACTctaagcacctctgaagcaaccttccgaacgcatgttgtcatcttctcccacatgctgtTTGCATCGCCTTAATCCTTacaagggccctcttcaatgaccttttccttaaagatCTTTGATGCATCCCCTTCTAATTTCCAtcacttcgttctagcaaccctagcttgtttgttcccacgagcttgcaccagaaagcggaagtcagccaccactagcttgtgttgagcgaccacacattctcctggtatcaccttacaatccacgcatgttcgtttatccctccttgtaaggacaaagtcgatttgactagagtactggtCGCTACTAAATgtcactaaatgggactgtctcttatgaaagaaagtgttagctatcatcagatcaaaagctatggcgaagtctaagacttcctctcccttctggttcctactaccatatatgaaacccccatgaaccgcctagaaacctgcacttgatgtacctacatgaccattaagatcacctcctataaagtgcttctcgctactagggacagctctaaccaagcgatctaagtcttcccagaaaagccgcttagcactctcatcatggcctatttggaggggcatacgcactaattacgtttaagaccatatcactaatgacaagtttaactaagatgatcctatccccttgccttctcacctccaccacaccatccttgaggcccttatcaatcaaaacttctACTCCATTTTTATTTAAAGTTATACCTGTGTACTAAagcttgaagccggtattgtccacctccttcaccttctgccccttccatttagtctcttggacgcataagatatttacacaCCTCCTAACCAttgtgtccactaactctcttaacttacccgTAAGGGACCCTACATTTCAGCTACCTAAACAGATCCTAGTTGGcttgactagcttccttacccttcgcatccgccgaggtaggtgtgaagacccttgctcattttgcaccacatccgggtgccgatgtggcgcgccactaaggatgcgacgacccgatccttgctcacttgacaccgtgtccagatcgcgacacggcgcgtcacgggggtgacgacccgacccctactcatttaacaccatacccgggttccgacatggcgcgtcgctaagagggttacgccccaacgggatTCTTTTGGATTTCATCTCCGtaaaagtggctaagtttttgcattggctcgccgcgcctaacacaaccctcctcctttactagggcttgggacctgctatgctgggacaccaaaggcgccccaccataggcggagttgcaGCATAACATCGATGTCTCCAGTAATTTATTGGTATCTGTATCACAGAATAAGTTCACTGTTTGTATTAAAGAAAGGCTTATAAGTTATGCCCATTTTGCATTTCAGTTTCAGTTCCTTTCAGAAGCAGAATGGACACCAATGATTTCCTCGAATGCTCTTGTTTATGTCAGACCATATTCTTCATAACTACATTGATCCTCTTGTATAAAATATTCTGCCTCACCTCATGTTGTGTTTCATTTACTTTATGGCTACTTATGGCGTGCAAACCATTTGGTCTGTTCTGTTCAAACTATTCTTGTGTAACTTTTGCACATTGGTTACTAACATCTTAATTTGTTCTATAGATGCATAACTATTCAATTGCCTTCCAAATGAGAACAAGATTACACGTTAGCCTCTTCAAATCCCTTGAACCATGAATCTGAAAGAGAAAGTATCACAATTGAATTTATATTCCTCCAAGGTTTTTCCTTAATTAAGGTAAAGAGTGAAATTGGCTGTTCTTTTGTAAGTTAGCCAGGAACTTTGTAGCACTTAGCTTGCGCTGAATGGAACCATACATGTCCCTATGTCTACATGTGTCCCAAAATTTGTCACTTCTCTATGTTTCCGTCATGCCTTGGCTGACAGCACTCCTAATCTGCTATCCCTGTTATGTGGCAGTCATTTGCTTTTTTTAACGAATGTGACAGTTATTTGCTTATCACAAAAGGAGGAAAATTCTTCTgatttttcaaaataaaaaataaatcttCTGATATTTCAACTATTTCTGTTAATTTTCTCTGTCcaacttagatttgataaaatgTTACCTGTTCTGCCTTTCTTATCTGTAAGGTGATCATCACCATGTGGTTTGTGCCTTCATTAGATTGATTTGCATATGTCATAATGTTACATTGTTTTGTATGCATGTATGCT from Miscanthus floridulus cultivar M001 chromosome 11, ASM1932011v1, whole genome shotgun sequence includes these protein-coding regions:
- the LOC136492131 gene encoding uncharacterized protein yields the protein MAFVFHKVMKDLNEEVGGTNGHAIWIAPETAFMLTHLANLVASGTKTCSDFKKVHLNTRATTVNEKFRTIKTREQVKNHLKTQQRKFAKMTKLRKVSATGWDEDNFIITLDEEHYNDYVKDHKADAKFLNRRLPNYGEIRTIFGNSMATGKFAKDSNSALCTKEANTENEDLNANAMSELNANGESGATPSPSNQGATSSASKPKKPRIGGDEEDGLIAVISRVDDRLAEAIEKACATPPPQPTNDLPDDLFNMLINHLGFDAT